A section of the Scylla paramamosain isolate STU-SP2022 chromosome 33, ASM3559412v1, whole genome shotgun sequence genome encodes:
- the LOC135089760 gene encoding uncharacterized protein LOC135089760 isoform X1, whose translation MSFVWGTVLVILNLSASQPPPPLSSPSPSPSLYIADHRGRKNYKWLTTLRPQAILPPPLNHFPAQNNSRMHGSVPNPTSSHKARLQRWHRLLVWSFTSGSQTDIPCWMAQ comes from the exons atGTCCTTCGTGTGGGGGACTGTTCTGGTCATTCTCAACCTCTCAGCctctcagcctccacctccgctaagctctccctctccttctccctctctctatataGCGGACcacagagggaggaaaaattataa ATGGCTGACCACCCTCCGGCCTCAAGCAATCCTCCCACCACCTCTCAACCACTTCCCGGCTCAGAACAACAGTCGTATGC ATGGTTCAGTGCCCAATCCCACAAGCTCACACAAAGCAAGATTACAACGCTGGCATAGACTGTTGGTGTGGAGCTTCACCAGTGGCTCCCAGACAGACATCCC gtGTTGGATGGCACAATAA
- the LOC135089760 gene encoding uncharacterized protein LOC135089760 isoform X2, whose product MSFVWGTVLVILNLSASQPPPPLSSPSPSPSLYIADHRGRKNYKWLTTLRPQAILPPPLNHFPAQNNSHGSVPNPTSSHKARLQRWHRLLVWSFTSGSQTDIPCWMAQ is encoded by the exons atGTCCTTCGTGTGGGGGACTGTTCTGGTCATTCTCAACCTCTCAGCctctcagcctccacctccgctaagctctccctctccttctccctctctctatataGCGGACcacagagggaggaaaaattataa ATGGCTGACCACCCTCCGGCCTCAAGCAATCCTCCCACCACCTCTCAACCACTTCCCGGCTCAGAACAACAGTC ATGGTTCAGTGCCCAATCCCACAAGCTCACACAAAGCAAGATTACAACGCTGGCATAGACTGTTGGTGTGGAGCTTCACCAGTGGCTCCCAGACAGACATCCC gtGTTGGATGGCACAATAA